One segment of Tenrec ecaudatus isolate mTenEca1 chromosome 1, mTenEca1.hap1, whole genome shotgun sequence DNA contains the following:
- the CNIH4 gene encoding protein cornichon homolog 4 isoform X2, translating into MTHTAEGLHTVAKTQWVIPEVIGHTIVTVLMLVSLHWFIFLLNLPVATWNVYRFIMVPSGNMGVFDPTEIHNRGQLKSHMKEAMIKLGFHLLCFFMYLYSMILALIND; encoded by the exons ATGACCCACACAGCTGAAGGTCTTCACACAGTcgctaaaacacag TGGGTAATTCCAGAAGTAATTGGCCATACCATTGTCACTGTATTAATGCTAGTTTCACTGCACtggttcatctttctcctcaaCTTGCCTGTTGCCACTTGGAATGTATATCG GTTCATTATGGTGCCGAGTGGTAACATGGGAGTGTTTGACCCAACAGAAATACACAATCGAGGGCAGCTGaagtcacacatgaaagaagCCATGATCAAGCTTGGTTTTCACttgctgtgcttcttcatgtATCTCTATAG CATGATCCTAGCGCTGATCAACGACTGA
- the CNIH4 gene encoding protein cornichon homolog 4 isoform X3 has protein sequence MEAVVFVFSLLDCCALIFLSVYFIITLSDLECDYINARSCCSKLNKWVIPEVIGHTIVTVLMLVSLHWFIFLLNLPVATWNVYRNTQSRAAEVTHERSHDQAWFSLAVLLHVSL, from the exons ATGGAGGCTGTGGTGTTCGTGTTTTCCCTTCTCGATTGTTGCGCGCTCATCTTCCTCTCCGTCTACTTC ATAATTACTTTGTCTGATTTAGAATGTGATTACATTAATGCTAGATCATGTTGCTCGAAATTAAACAAG TGGGTAATTCCAGAAGTAATTGGCCATACCATTGTCACTGTATTAATGCTAGTTTCACTGCACtggttcatctttctcctcaaCTTGCCTGTTGCCACTTGGAATGTATATCG AAATACACAATCGAGGGCAGCTGaagtcacacatgaaagaagCCATGATCAAGCTTGGTTTTCACttgctgtgcttcttcatgtATCTCTATAG
- the CNIH4 gene encoding protein cornichon homolog 4 isoform X1 has translation MEAVVFVFSLLDCCALIFLSVYFIITLSDLECDYINARSCCSKLNKWVIPEVIGHTIVTVLMLVSLHWFIFLLNLPVATWNVYRFIMVPSGNMGVFDPTEIHNRGQLKSHMKEAMIKLGFHLLCFFMYLYSMILALIND, from the exons ATGGAGGCTGTGGTGTTCGTGTTTTCCCTTCTCGATTGTTGCGCGCTCATCTTCCTCTCCGTCTACTTC ATAATTACTTTGTCTGATTTAGAATGTGATTACATTAATGCTAGATCATGTTGCTCGAAATTAAACAAG TGGGTAATTCCAGAAGTAATTGGCCATACCATTGTCACTGTATTAATGCTAGTTTCACTGCACtggttcatctttctcctcaaCTTGCCTGTTGCCACTTGGAATGTATATCG GTTCATTATGGTGCCGAGTGGTAACATGGGAGTGTTTGACCCAACAGAAATACACAATCGAGGGCAGCTGaagtcacacatgaaagaagCCATGATCAAGCTTGGTTTTCACttgctgtgcttcttcatgtATCTCTATAG CATGATCCTAGCGCTGATCAACGACTGA